A DNA window from Thermococcus sp. 4557 contains the following coding sequences:
- a CDS encoding ABC transporter permease subunit — MGRVTRALLNYLLLILLVALISGIGIKDYQFYRADMEFSLLPSAERAVIEANASSLGMDPYDYYMNFVAPKDYPTLTMNPLHAGLYVLHHSLFDPDYDYPVPRKLMVARTLALILLAEAIIVLIGFPLAKLALRKRRLRSTVRFLARVFNGLPVWAVAALFSLLIIMSALPNYLINGLGTSTSLARNLAYMAFPLVSIVLVALWEFVEALVILLRDEFGKEYVRAKRAMGLPERRVERHVLRAVMPSFLGFLFQHFVEVSTLALVVDAFFGLFGLGKMLQWGFRISGDLYTLDPDVFFYPIAVFMVVNFFVLLAVTVLSELLAPGGGGVEA, encoded by the coding sequence ATGGGCAGGGTTACCCGCGCCCTCCTCAACTACCTCCTCCTTATCCTCCTCGTGGCGCTTATCTCTGGCATCGGGATAAAGGATTACCAGTTCTACCGGGCGGACATGGAGTTCAGCCTTCTTCCTTCGGCGGAGAGGGCCGTAATAGAGGCCAACGCGAGTTCCCTGGGAATGGACCCCTACGACTACTACATGAACTTCGTGGCCCCGAAGGACTACCCGACCCTCACGATGAACCCCCTCCACGCCGGGCTTTACGTGCTCCACCACTCCCTATTTGACCCTGACTACGATTACCCTGTACCGAGGAAGCTCATGGTGGCCAGGACGCTGGCGCTGATTCTCCTCGCGGAGGCTATCATAGTCCTCATCGGCTTCCCCCTCGCAAAGCTCGCCCTCAGGAAGAGGCGCCTCCGCTCCACCGTCCGCTTTCTCGCCAGGGTCTTCAACGGTCTTCCCGTCTGGGCCGTGGCGGCGCTCTTCTCGCTCCTCATTATAATGAGCGCGCTCCCCAACTACCTGATAAACGGTCTCGGCACATCCACTTCCCTCGCCAGAAACCTCGCCTACATGGCCTTTCCGCTGGTTTCTATAGTCCTCGTCGCCCTATGGGAGTTCGTCGAGGCCCTGGTGATACTCCTCAGGGACGAGTTCGGTAAGGAGTACGTGCGCGCCAAGAGGGCGATGGGACTGCCGGAGCGCAGGGTCGAGAGGCACGTTCTCCGCGCGGTCATGCCGTCCTTCCTCGGCTTCCTCTTCCAGCACTTCGTCGAGGTCTCGACGCTCGCCCTCGTGGTCGATGCCTTCTTCGGCCTCTTTGGCCTCGGTAAGATGCTCCAGTGGGGCTTCCGCATATCCGGCGACCTCTACACCCTCGATCCGGACGTCTTCTTCTATCCCATAGCGGTCTTCATGGTGGTGAACTTCTTCGTCCTTCTGGCCGTTACGGTTCTGTCGGAACTCCTCGCTCCCGGAGGTGGCGGCGTTGAGGCTTGA
- a CDS encoding serine/threonine protein kinase yields MFDHLISEAQLGRFYSRLKSLGFEEIRPYAKGTTSLIFCARLDEKNVIIKLQRPDSPRQNFAREAEIIRAVEPFGITPPLVAYGVFEGLEYLVREFAEGEIIFHADIEKRHIFEIVEKTALLDRLGLDHGQIQGGKHIIVGERVWLIDFEKSGWRKPKNLTSAMAMVFLNDNHISRRVREKFGMDRAFLEEIREEVRNYKRTGRLSGLLRLLSRL; encoded by the coding sequence ATGTTCGACCACTTGATAAGCGAAGCTCAATTGGGGCGGTTTTACTCCCGCCTGAAATCGCTTGGATTTGAGGAAATTCGTCCCTACGCCAAGGGAACCACGAGTCTCATCTTCTGCGCCCGGTTGGATGAAAAAAACGTCATAATAAAGCTCCAGCGGCCGGACTCCCCGAGGCAGAACTTCGCCAGGGAGGCCGAAATCATCCGCGCGGTGGAGCCATTCGGGATAACCCCGCCGCTAGTGGCTTACGGCGTCTTTGAGGGTCTTGAGTACCTCGTTCGGGAGTTCGCGGAGGGGGAGATAATATTCCACGCGGACATCGAAAAACGGCATATCTTCGAGATAGTTGAGAAAACGGCCCTTCTCGACAGGCTCGGCCTCGACCACGGCCAGATTCAGGGGGGAAAGCATATAATAGTCGGAGAGAGGGTCTGGCTGATAGATTTCGAAAAGTCCGGCTGGAGGAAGCCGAAGAACCTCACCTCCGCTATGGCCATGGTGTTCCTGAACGACAACCACATCTCGCGCAGGGTTCGGGAGAAATTCGGGATGGACCGGGCATTCCTTGAGGAAATAAGGGAGGAAGTGAGGAATTACAAGAGAACCGGGAGGCTCTCAGGCCTTCTGCGCCTTCTTTCTCGCCTTTAG
- a CDS encoding cupin domain-containing protein, protein MFVGHYTEVPEKDTGFEGVTIRWLVSPKLGAKNYAMRYFVLKKGAEIPLHDHDWEHEIFIVKGEGIITNGKEEFHVREGDFLYVPPNEPHGYKATGETLEFLCIIPAKKEAIPEDEWA, encoded by the coding sequence ATGTTCGTCGGACACTACACCGAGGTCCCCGAGAAGGACACCGGTTTTGAGGGAGTGACGATAAGGTGGCTCGTTTCTCCAAAGCTCGGAGCGAAGAACTACGCGATGCGATACTTCGTCCTCAAGAAGGGCGCGGAGATACCTCTCCACGACCACGACTGGGAGCACGAGATATTCATCGTCAAGGGAGAGGGAATCATAACGAACGGAAAGGAAGAGTTCCACGTCAGGGAGGGCGACTTCCTCTACGTCCCGCCCAACGAGCCCCACGGCTACAAGGCAACCGGAGAAACGCTGGAGTTCCTCTGCATAATCCCGGCCAAAAAGGAGGCCATTCCCGAGGACGAGTGGGCTTAG
- a CDS encoding ABC transporter permease subunit, translated as MWGFELELKKSLRTKKFWLILVLILLIYAMTFREVRDNLEGATNPQEVLVTSVVGYIAVSAFLFIGVYALMAGATAVNSDLEDGTVRVVLSKPLGRVSYLLGKFLGQALSIVVAMAFATLLSFAITKYYGLSLTAALVGDLVLSNLLVLLAMLQLLALGLLISTLIRSSNTALGLALVIFFVTGLVMPQVVDGLAEDKAREEFGIQKWGDFSKLSPEEKRAYRERLDELYEEYHLRYLFYAPQVIMLDVFTDIDRTTFNDDGTYTVEYRGVKRAITDNPAQTALIAGLAPVYLGLALMRFRRMDLR; from the coding sequence ATGTGGGGGTTCGAGCTTGAGCTGAAGAAAAGCCTAAGGACGAAGAAGTTCTGGCTGATACTCGTTCTGATTCTGCTAATCTACGCCATGACCTTCAGGGAAGTGCGGGACAACCTTGAAGGCGCCACGAACCCGCAGGAAGTGCTCGTCACGAGCGTCGTGGGTTACATAGCGGTCAGCGCGTTCCTCTTCATCGGCGTCTATGCCCTCATGGCGGGGGCAACTGCCGTGAACTCGGACCTTGAGGACGGGACGGTGAGGGTGGTTCTCAGCAAGCCGCTGGGGAGGGTTTCGTACCTGCTGGGCAAGTTCCTCGGCCAGGCGCTCAGCATAGTCGTGGCCATGGCCTTCGCCACCCTTCTGTCCTTCGCGATAACGAAGTACTACGGCCTCTCCCTCACCGCCGCCCTCGTTGGGGACCTGGTCCTCTCGAACCTGCTAGTCCTCCTCGCCATGCTCCAGCTCCTCGCCCTTGGCCTGCTGATTTCAACCCTTATCCGCTCCTCCAACACCGCCCTGGGACTGGCCCTCGTTATTTTCTTCGTCACCGGCCTCGTCATGCCCCAGGTGGTGGACGGCCTCGCTGAGGACAAGGCGAGGGAGGAGTTCGGGATTCAAAAATGGGGGGACTTCAGTAAGCTTTCGCCTGAGGAGAAAAGGGCTTACCGCGAGCGCCTGGACGAGCTTTACGAGGAGTACCACCTGAGGTACCTCTTCTACGCCCCCCAGGTGATCATGCTCGACGTGTTCACGGACATAGACAGGACCACCTTCAACGACGACGGCACCTACACCGTGGAGTACAGGGGTGTCAAGCGGGCCATAACGGACAATCCAGCCCAGACGGCGCTGATAGCTGGCCTTGCCCCTGTTTACCTCGGGCTGGCCCTCATGAGGTTCAGGAGAATGGACCTGAGGTGA
- a CDS encoding ABC transporter permease, whose product MAALRLDAKAKAGLALIMLVMLLAVLPVGVIVPAEKASNWNYLPYWNDYPRNARPIWLPSGFKTLESSGTNFSMTFSVGDTVPGNIMLEGNSTVRLVIRRPDGFSVALGPVEVDGRTSVNSNPTLAADAYDFAESIGYGPESRPLFTPTQLLFMGYGGDVLKGEYTVEVESTGPVEVTLFGDSYGLLGTDSYGRDLWVGFVLAGRSTLLVSLEASVLVVIIGLLLGLFAGYYKNRAAVFLESLLNSLGALPVLPLAMLMIFSFSTTGIAMSREIGTGTLALILALLLAGKFGSAVRGFVVQEKVKEHVAAARALGAGDLHILRRHILRPVIPYALSHFSLLFPKVVALVAILGFFNMIPSDNWGSFILEGLNQNALYAGRWWWFLAPVVTMVLLSVGFALLWEDEASEGVLT is encoded by the coding sequence GTGGCGGCGTTGAGGCTTGACGCCAAAGCGAAGGCCGGACTCGCGCTGATAATGCTGGTTATGCTCCTCGCGGTCCTGCCCGTCGGTGTGATAGTGCCCGCTGAGAAGGCCTCCAACTGGAACTACCTGCCCTACTGGAACGACTACCCCCGGAACGCCCGGCCCATCTGGCTTCCCTCCGGCTTCAAAACCCTTGAATCCTCTGGAACGAACTTCTCTATGACCTTCTCAGTCGGCGACACTGTTCCTGGGAACATAATGCTCGAGGGCAACTCGACGGTCAGGCTGGTGATTCGCCGCCCCGACGGGTTCTCCGTTGCCCTCGGCCCGGTGGAGGTGGACGGGAGGACGAGCGTCAACTCCAACCCCACCCTCGCGGCAGACGCCTATGACTTTGCCGAGTCCATCGGCTACGGCCCGGAGAGCAGGCCCCTCTTCACGCCCACCCAGCTACTCTTCATGGGCTACGGCGGTGATGTCCTGAAGGGGGAGTACACGGTCGAGGTCGAGTCCACGGGCCCGGTTGAGGTTACCCTCTTCGGCGACTCCTACGGTCTCCTGGGTACGGACTCCTACGGCCGAGACCTCTGGGTGGGCTTCGTCCTCGCCGGCAGGAGCACCCTGCTCGTGTCGCTCGAGGCGTCCGTTCTCGTGGTCATCATCGGCCTCCTCCTCGGTCTCTTCGCCGGCTACTACAAAAACCGGGCCGCGGTCTTCCTCGAGAGCCTGCTGAACTCTCTCGGAGCGCTCCCGGTCCTCCCCCTCGCGATGCTTATGATATTTTCATTCTCAACGACGGGCATAGCGATGAGCAGGGAGATAGGAACTGGAACCCTGGCCCTCATACTGGCCCTACTGCTCGCGGGCAAGTTCGGGAGCGCGGTTAGGGGTTTCGTGGTTCAGGAGAAGGTTAAGGAGCACGTTGCCGCGGCGAGGGCGCTCGGGGCGGGCGACCTCCACATTCTCCGGAGGCATATCCTGAGGCCGGTAATCCCCTACGCCCTGAGCCACTTCAGCCTGCTGTTCCCCAAGGTCGTCGCGCTGGTGGCGATACTGGGGTTCTTCAACATGATTCCCAGCGACAACTGGGGTTCGTTCATACTGGAGGGCCTCAACCAGAACGCCCTGTACGCGGGCAGATGGTGGTGGTTTTTGGCCCCTGTCGTCACGATGGTGCTCCTGAGCGTGGGCTTTGCCCTGCTCTGGGAGGATGAGGCCTCAGAAGGGGTGTTGACATAA
- a CDS encoding metallophosphoesterase: protein MRRAALAIFLVLIVFASGCISSNTGTPSDTGTTGTPAGGIDFGARGKGEVLADWSELADVSRVYVSEGYEDLAKHYFPNAQILPASQYDGGVAVLSPKDARAVLKGKPILITVSDYFGYVVYKLGVKFVGPDKGVFAAFNEDGKAHFVFTGTSKAGAGAALEYAMNLKNGAAIRTEDVLRSGEFEGIILKVIGDNNWNGLPDDGESWYLESFKTVEPFVYYWRIVDGENVTVRGGFIRLVNGSTVYIHALGFNVSVEVRDGTGATLTYVIENTNPSVLNLPEGAETGDTWVRFTTSEPSFSVVPREVGNYTVIAFGDHRPDGGTTLPGVFLKIRDMINDEGDALFIIDGGDLVYRGAVNEWAALLEEWKWNRPIFLAPGNHEYRGEGVNVYHMLFGPDNYAFDLGKYRYIFINDVENDYGLGDEVFAWLEGELEKAKEAGKRPVLVLHAPPIDPRPEGDHAMNPADGKRLLELMKEYNAFGIFSHIHMYWYGEEDGVQMLITGGGGAPLYVPADQGGFYHYVRLQMGADGTISVEPVRVEP from the coding sequence ATGAGAAGGGCTGCTCTTGCCATTTTTCTGGTATTAATCGTGTTTGCCTCTGGCTGCATAAGTTCGAACACGGGCACGCCGAGCGACACGGGCACCACCGGCACCCCCGCCGGCGGAATAGACTTCGGGGCCCGCGGAAAGGGTGAGGTTCTCGCGGACTGGTCGGAGCTTGCGGACGTTTCCAGGGTCTACGTCAGCGAGGGCTACGAGGACCTCGCGAAGCACTACTTCCCGAACGCACAGATACTCCCCGCGAGCCAGTACGACGGGGGCGTTGCGGTGCTGTCCCCCAAGGACGCGAGGGCCGTTCTCAAGGGGAAGCCCATCCTCATAACGGTCAGCGACTACTTTGGCTACGTGGTCTACAAGCTGGGCGTTAAGTTCGTCGGCCCGGACAAGGGTGTCTTCGCCGCCTTCAACGAGGACGGAAAGGCTCACTTCGTTTTCACGGGCACCAGCAAAGCTGGCGCTGGCGCGGCCCTTGAGTACGCCATGAACCTCAAGAACGGGGCAGCCATTAGAACGGAAGACGTTCTGAGGAGCGGCGAGTTCGAGGGGATCATCCTCAAGGTCATAGGCGACAACAACTGGAACGGCCTCCCGGACGACGGCGAGAGCTGGTACCTCGAATCCTTCAAGACGGTGGAGCCCTTCGTGTATTACTGGCGCATCGTTGATGGCGAGAACGTCACCGTGAGGGGCGGCTTCATCCGGCTCGTCAACGGCTCCACGGTTTACATCCATGCCCTCGGCTTCAACGTCAGCGTGGAGGTCAGGGACGGAACCGGGGCCACGCTCACCTACGTTATCGAGAACACCAACCCCTCGGTGCTGAACCTTCCAGAGGGCGCCGAGACCGGCGATACGTGGGTCAGGTTCACGACTTCGGAGCCTTCCTTCAGCGTGGTTCCGCGGGAGGTCGGGAACTACACGGTGATAGCCTTTGGAGACCACAGGCCCGACGGGGGCACCACGCTGCCCGGGGTCTTCCTTAAGATACGGGACATGATAAACGACGAAGGTGACGCCCTCTTCATCATCGACGGCGGCGACCTCGTCTACAGGGGGGCGGTCAACGAGTGGGCGGCCCTGCTCGAGGAGTGGAAATGGAACCGGCCGATATTCCTGGCCCCCGGAAACCACGAGTACCGCGGGGAGGGCGTGAACGTTTACCACATGCTCTTCGGCCCCGACAACTACGCCTTCGACCTCGGGAAATACCGCTACATCTTCATAAACGACGTTGAGAACGACTACGGGCTGGGCGACGAGGTCTTTGCCTGGCTCGAGGGTGAGCTGGAGAAGGCGAAGGAGGCTGGGAAGAGGCCGGTTCTGGTTCTCCACGCCCCGCCGATCGACCCCAGGCCTGAGGGCGACCACGCCATGAATCCCGCGGACGGGAAGAGGCTCCTGGAGCTGATGAAGGAGTACAACGCCTTCGGGATATTCAGCCACATCCACATGTACTGGTACGGCGAGGAGGACGGAGTTCAGATGCTCATAACTGGTGGCGGAGGGGCGCCGCTCTACGTTCCCGCCGACCAGGGCGGCTTCTACCACTACGTCAGGCTTCAGATGGGTGCCGACGGCACGATCTCCGTCGAGCCCGTCAGGGTGGAGCCCTGA
- a CDS encoding ABC transporter permease subunit has product MRTKLLLLLVSLFPAVAVEIDVSRFTTHYPNISPERLGYLITADLLAKWLPSFLKFLLILLLLIMLLSRFGSDFERGNVLLMLSKPLTRRHYFLGWALEGLKLALISALGISLSGALAMLAHGFEVRDYLIGSLALSLSLIGVVGIALLLLPLATSRDSGVFLGLGAFVVLLLLGEFDYSFIPTAYLKRAVSIGESVSVSHEAVGGLLALSVGLSLAGMEAFRRRELRGSGSITVPGFSFSPRGLYGVFLGLSLQSKRFMVFVALTALMAFLNRATLDKYHSLYGPTGILNALISTLGGMFLPLVVLPLGAVSIGSAIENGTVRVLLSKPLRRRDFFLGTFLSDISAVFIGATLYLAILVAYALHLGAPLSKTLELGLAFGSLLFLSLVQYLALGYLLSSFMRGRKALFVSLVLAFLLGFAVPIAVIAASNSAGESLVDVLAKNSLPVPSPNLHYTVLGMVVSPKRSLPPKSVSEILGYQGNLAMLVIPTVVYLAIAWLKFRKADLR; this is encoded by the coding sequence GTGAGGACTAAGCTTCTGCTTCTCCTCGTCTCCCTCTTCCCGGCCGTAGCGGTAGAGATAGACGTTTCCAGATTTACCACCCACTACCCCAATATATCTCCTGAACGGCTCGGCTACCTGATAACCGCTGACCTGCTCGCCAAGTGGCTTCCCAGCTTCCTTAAGTTCCTCCTGATTCTGCTTCTGCTGATCATGCTTCTCTCGCGCTTTGGCTCGGACTTCGAGCGGGGCAACGTTCTCCTGATGCTCTCAAAGCCCCTCACGAGGAGGCATTACTTCCTCGGCTGGGCTCTTGAGGGGCTGAAGCTTGCCCTAATTTCCGCTCTTGGGATTTCACTCTCGGGAGCGCTCGCGATGCTCGCCCACGGTTTCGAGGTTAGGGACTACCTCATCGGCTCCCTCGCCCTTTCGCTCTCACTGATTGGTGTAGTCGGAATCGCCCTGCTCCTCCTTCCTTTGGCGACCTCCCGCGATTCAGGGGTCTTCCTCGGCCTTGGAGCGTTCGTTGTGCTCCTGCTCCTCGGGGAGTTTGATTATTCCTTCATCCCGACGGCTTACCTTAAGAGGGCCGTTTCCATCGGGGAGAGCGTTTCCGTCTCCCATGAGGCCGTTGGAGGACTTTTGGCCCTTTCCGTTGGTCTGTCGCTCGCGGGAATGGAGGCCTTCCGGAGGAGGGAGCTGAGGGGTTCTGGGTCCATCACCGTCCCCGGTTTTTCCTTCTCCCCCCGCGGGCTCTACGGCGTTTTCCTCGGGCTGAGCCTTCAGAGCAAACGCTTCATGGTTTTCGTCGCCCTGACGGCGTTGATGGCCTTCTTAAACAGGGCTACCCTCGACAAGTACCACTCCCTTTACGGCCCTACCGGCATTTTGAACGCCCTAATTTCGACACTGGGTGGCATGTTCTTGCCCCTTGTTGTCCTCCCCCTTGGGGCGGTCTCGATAGGCTCGGCCATCGAGAACGGCACTGTTAGAGTTCTGCTGAGCAAGCCGTTGAGGAGGAGGGACTTTTTCCTCGGGACGTTCCTGAGCGACATCTCTGCCGTCTTCATCGGGGCCACCCTCTATCTGGCCATCCTCGTTGCCTACGCCCTCCACCTGGGTGCCCCCCTGAGTAAAACCCTTGAGCTCGGCCTTGCCTTTGGCTCCCTGCTCTTCCTCTCGCTCGTCCAGTACCTGGCCCTCGGTTACCTGCTTTCATCCTTCATGAGGGGCAGAAAGGCGCTTTTCGTCTCGCTGGTACTGGCCTTCCTGCTGGGCTTTGCAGTTCCAATCGCCGTCATTGCGGCCTCAAACTCGGCGGGAGAGTCGTTAGTTGATGTTCTGGCCAAAAACTCCCTTCCCGTGCCGAGTCCTAACCTGCACTACACCGTGCTTGGGATGGTGGTCTCGCCGAAGAGGAGCCTTCCGCCAAAGTCCGTATCAGAGATTCTGGGCTATCAGGGGAATCTGGCGATGCTGGTCATACCTACGGTGGTTTACCTCGCAATTGCCTGGCTCAAATTCAGAAAAGCCGACCTGAGGTGA
- a CDS encoding inorganic phosphate transporter, with amino-acid sequence MAWAIGANDAANSMSTAVGAKAITPKQAVIIAGVLEFAGAYFFGKSVTETIRKGILDPTMITDPMVLVYGSVAALLAATIWLIIATKFGLPVSTTHSVIGGIAGYGIVYAGTAIVNWGKMGQVVLSWILSPIIGAIMAYLIFKAFTKSIFERKDPVRSARIWSPFWIGLAFVVIGTMFYIKVLHGNDLKTGFLMYGVPLGIIVFAVTYLLIKLRFPSSDPFIGVEAIFRKAQVVTSAYVALAHGANDVANAIGPVAAVYAVATMGLGGMQVPVPKWILAMGGLGIAVGVATYGYRVMETVGKKITELTNTRGFTIDFSAATVVLAASWLGLPISTTHTVVGAVIGIGLARGVKAINKDIVRDIIISWFVTVPVAGLISAAIFKVLMIVG; translated from the coding sequence ATGGCCTGGGCAATAGGTGCCAACGACGCCGCGAACTCCATGAGCACCGCCGTCGGTGCGAAGGCGATAACCCCGAAGCAGGCCGTTATAATAGCCGGCGTCCTTGAGTTCGCGGGCGCGTACTTCTTCGGAAAGAGCGTCACCGAAACGATAAGGAAGGGCATCCTCGACCCGACGATGATAACCGACCCGATGGTCCTCGTATACGGCTCCGTTGCTGCCCTCCTCGCGGCCACGATATGGCTCATCATAGCGACGAAGTTCGGCCTGCCTGTCTCCACCACCCATTCAGTCATAGGTGGCATAGCCGGCTACGGAATAGTCTACGCCGGCACCGCGATAGTCAACTGGGGCAAGATGGGCCAGGTCGTCCTCAGCTGGATTCTCTCGCCTATAATCGGCGCCATAATGGCCTACCTCATCTTCAAGGCCTTCACGAAGAGCATCTTCGAGAGAAAGGACCCCGTCAGGAGCGCCAGGATATGGTCCCCGTTCTGGATTGGGCTGGCGTTCGTCGTCATTGGAACCATGTTCTACATCAAGGTTCTCCACGGAAATGACCTCAAGACTGGATTTTTGATGTACGGCGTCCCGCTGGGCATAATCGTGTTCGCGGTAACGTACCTCCTGATAAAGCTCCGCTTCCCGAGCAGCGACCCCTTCATCGGCGTTGAGGCGATATTCCGGAAGGCGCAGGTGGTTACTTCTGCCTACGTTGCCCTCGCCCACGGCGCCAACGACGTGGCCAACGCCATAGGCCCTGTTGCGGCGGTTTACGCGGTGGCCACTATGGGCCTCGGCGGCATGCAGGTTCCCGTTCCCAAGTGGATACTCGCCATGGGCGGTCTCGGAATCGCGGTCGGTGTCGCCACCTACGGTTACAGGGTCATGGAAACGGTCGGCAAGAAGATAACCGAGCTCACCAACACGCGCGGCTTCACCATCGACTTTTCGGCGGCAACCGTTGTCCTCGCCGCCAGCTGGCTTGGGCTGCCCATCTCGACGACCCACACGGTGGTCGGTGCGGTCATAGGAATAGGCCTCGCAAGGGGAGTAAAGGCAATAAACAAGGACATCGTTAGGGATATAATAATCTCCTGGTTCGTTACCGTTCCGGTCGCTGGACTGATAAGCGCGGCCATATTCAAGGTCCTTATGATCGTGGGGTGA
- a CDS encoding TIGR00153 family protein: MQVWTKLFAKSPFKPLIKHADVVLSTVETLEKALQAWYACDYEGMREFAIEVDRLEDVADRIKEEIRDSLSSKLMMAVAREDVIIYLHMQDKVADAAEDTAKWLLVKKPDCVPTEVKDIILQMGMESIKAAKLVHEAIVQMDRVIESGFTEGEIEREYEIIRQIESVENKIDGLDTKLMQLVFENADSMSWGDGFYILNIARTLSNISDKAKDAAERIRLMMNK; encoded by the coding sequence ATGCAGGTGTGGACGAAGCTCTTCGCGAAGAGCCCCTTCAAACCCCTCATAAAGCACGCGGACGTCGTGCTCAGCACCGTTGAAACGCTCGAGAAGGCGCTTCAGGCATGGTACGCGTGCGACTACGAGGGCATGAGGGAGTTCGCAATCGAGGTGGACAGGCTCGAGGACGTTGCCGACAGGATAAAGGAGGAGATAAGGGATTCCCTCAGCTCGAAGCTCATGATGGCAGTCGCCAGGGAGGACGTTATAATCTACCTCCACATGCAGGACAAGGTGGCGGATGCCGCCGAGGACACCGCCAAGTGGCTGCTCGTCAAGAAGCCCGACTGCGTTCCGACGGAGGTCAAGGATATAATCCTCCAGATGGGCATGGAGAGCATCAAGGCCGCAAAGCTCGTCCACGAGGCCATAGTCCAGATGGACCGCGTTATAGAGAGCGGTTTCACCGAGGGCGAGATAGAGCGGGAGTACGAGATAATCAGGCAGATAGAGAGCGTTGAAAACAAGATAGACGGCCTCGACACGAAGCTCATGCAGCTCGTCTTCGAGAACGCCGACTCGATGAGCTGGGGCGACGGGTTCTACATCCTCAACATCGCCAGGACGCTCAGCAACATCTCGGACAAGGCCAAGGACGCGGCCGAGAGGATAAGGCTCATGATGAACAAGTGA
- a CDS encoding Lrp/AsnC family transcriptional regulator, with protein MVTAFILMVTAAGKEREVMEKLLAMPEVKEAYVVYGEYDLVVKVETDTLKDLDQFITEKIRKMTEIQMTSTMIAI; from the coding sequence ATGGTGACGGCTTTTATTTTGATGGTGACGGCCGCTGGAAAGGAAAGGGAAGTTATGGAGAAGCTTCTGGCCATGCCGGAGGTTAAGGAGGCTTACGTGGTCTATGGCGAATACGACCTCGTCGTAAAGGTCGAAACCGACACCCTCAAGGACCTTGACCAGTTCATAACCGAGAAGATAAGGAAGATGACCGAAATCCAGATGACCTCGACGATGATAGCCATCTGA